The following are encoded together in the Zingiber officinale cultivar Zhangliang chromosome 8A, Zo_v1.1, whole genome shotgun sequence genome:
- the LOC122011781 gene encoding transcription factor JUNGBRUNNEN 1-like, with amino-acid sequence MEDKKMIMEKKAAQVVVAAALEEEEEEVFLPGFRFHPTDEELLSFYLRRKVRRKAFSIDLIREIDIYKHDPWDLPKVSGGGVEKEWYFFCLRGRKYRNSIRPNRVTGSGFWKATGIDRSIYGGSGGGDACIGLKKSLVYYRGSAGKGTKTDWMMHEFRLPPLSDNNNNNEKQSTLQDHQAEIWTICRIFKRASSCKKSKSPAKFSEKTDDLAAPSDSSSKASSFESDQAAASSPCPHEEGKSARSNNNNNYYNCYYEENKSDNFYEINNGGQYLWNNYSFEQLAPAPAPETTGFEVNDWFNDGNWDEIERMVEAWS; translated from the exons ATGGAGGACAAGAAGATGATCATGGAGAAGAAGGCGGCGCAAGTGGTGGTGGCGGCGGCgttagaggaagaggaggaggaggtgttCCTTCCCGGGTTCCGGTTCCACCCCACCGACGAGGAACTGCTCAGCTTCTACCTCAGGCGGAAGGTGCGGAGGAAAGCCTTCTCCATCGACCTCATCAGGGAGATCGACATCTACAAGCACGATCCTTGGGATCttccaa AGGTCAGTGGCGGCGGAGTAGAGAAGGAATGGTACTTCTTTTGCCTGCGAGGGAGGAAGTACAGGAACAGCATCCGGCCGAATCGCGTCACCGGCTCAGGCTTTTGGAAGGCCACCGGCATCGACCGCTCCATCTACGGCGGCTCTGGCGGCGGCGACGCCTGCATCGGCCTCAAGAAGTCACTGGTTTACTACAGAGGGAGCGCCGGAAAAGGCACCAAGACGGACTGGATGATGCACGAGTTCCGTCTCCCTCCTCTTTccgacaacaacaacaacaatgaaaAGCAGAGCACTCTGCAAGATCATCAAGCG GAAATTTGGACGATATGTCGAATTTTCAAGAGGGCGAGTTCCTGCAAGAAGAGCAAATCTCCGGCGAAGTTCAGCGAGAAAACCGACGACCTTGCTGCTCCGAGCGACTCGAGCTCTAAGGCGAGTAGCTTCGAGTCCGATCAGGCGGCCGCCTCCTCCCCTTGTCCGCATGAAGAGGGCAAATCCGCCAGAAgcaataataataacaattattATAATTGTTATTACGAGGAAAATAAGAGTGATaatttttatgaaattaataatggAGGGCAATATCTATGGAACAATTATTCGTTCGAGCAACTGGCTccggcgccggcgccggagacgacAGGCTTCGAGGTGAACGACTGGTTCAACGACGGCAACTGGGATGAGATCGAGCGGATGGTGGAGGCGTGGAGCTGA